The DNA segment CTATTTCTGGTGCCATAATATATTTTGGGGGTCGCTAGCACTTTCAACAAGAAGGAGCATTTTTTATGGACCAGTCAGCATAAAAAAAATAACCACTCATAAACTTCGGACGCTTTAGTGGTTATTTTTATAACATATTAAATTGGCTGTCAACTTAAATGGGCTTATATTTCAAAGTCATGTTACCACATGGCTCTCTATTATTAGCTAATTCCAGTCTTTTTTCCAAGTTTTAACAAATAAAAGTTCTACATTATTTAAATGTTTTCTTCTATTAAAAGCTGTAATTTCCAATACTGCATCGCATACATTGTTTTAGCATCAAGAATAAGTTGTTGCTCGATTAATTGATTTGCTTCTTCTGGAGTTACTTTTACTAAATTAATAAATTCATCAGCATCCTGGGCTAGCGGTTGCTCGATTTTCCGAAGATCTTTCGCTACATAAATATGTAAAAGTTCATCAGCAAATCCAGGTGATGTATAAAAAGAAGTTAAATAAGTTAAATCATCTGACTGAAAACCAGTCTCTTCTTCTAATTCGCGTTTTGCGGTTATAAGAGGATCTTCTCCTTGCTCGATTTTACCAGCGGGTATTTCAATAATGGTTTTTTCTAGCGGTTTTCGAAATTGTTCTACTAAATACATTGCTCCATCCGCTGAAAAAGGAATGATTGCAACGGCTCCTGGATGTTTAACAATTTCGCGCTTGCTTTGTTCTCCATTTGGCAACTCTACATCATCTACTTGCAACTGAATAATATTACCACTAAAAATCTTTTCTGTGTGCAGTGTTTTTTCGTTTAAAGAATCCACCTATGTCACCTACTTCTCGTTTTTTTTCATTATAACATAACTAAGTCCGAGTTTAATTTACATCGCACGACTGATAACATCTATTTTCTAATTATGGTATGATAAGAACAAATAAAGGGCATTTTCTAAAATAGAATAAATCATGCAACTTGCCTAGATTTCACTTACAAAATATACTTAAATGGTAGGTTATTTTCCACCAAACTTTATTTTTAGAAAAATATACAATAAGAAAAGCGGACCTTTTAAATAGGTACTTAAAGGAGAAGATGTATAATGACCGTTTTTAAAAAGATATTAGCATTCACAGGTTCTATTTTACTTGTCATTATTTTGGGTGGTATTCTAACTTCACTTATCCAAAGTGGCTTGGTAATTGCAACAATAGTTATCGCAGTTGCAGCTATCCTATTTTTCTTTTCATCTAAAGCTGGGGACCGAGCGCAAATGATTGCCACCGGATTAACCAAGAAAGAATATAAATATATTCGTACTAACTTAGAAGAAGCTCGCGTGAAAATCATTCGTCTTCAAAAAATCATGACACAAAACAAAGCATTATATTCTTTCCAAGAACGTAATAAAACACTTCTACTTACCAAAAGAATTTACGGTATTGTAAAAGATGAACCAAAACGTTTTTATGAAGCAGAAGATTTCTTTTTCTCCCATCTTGATTCGTTGGTAGAACTAACTGAAAAATATGCTTTCTTAGAAAAACAACCAGTAAAAGATAAGAAAATTTATCAAACACTTTCTGACACACGCACGCTTTTAAATGATTTAAGCCGCGTGATTGAAAAGGATTTATTCACACTTTTAAATCAAGATGTAAACAATCTCGATTTTGAATTAGAAGTAGCAAAAAACTCCATTTCTAAACAGAAAAAGAAATTTGAAAGGGGTACAAAAGATGACCGAGAACAAGCCAAGTGAAGAAACCAATGAATTAAAAGATTTAGTTGTTGAAAAAGAGTTTAACCAAACATTAGATGACCTACTTGCTAACCCTTTTGGATCAGACGGCGAAACTGCTGCAAATATCGTCAATAGTGAAACAGATGCGGCTCCCCGTTTAGTAGATATGCTTACCGAAACAAATAAGAAACAAGCTTTAGAACTGTCTAAACAGATCGAACCAGGAAATCAATCAGCCATTCTTGGTTACGGAGCCCCTGCTCAAGCTAAACTTCATGATTTTTCACATTCCATGTTAGCACATGTGCAAAAACAAGATGTCGGTCCAATTGGCGATATTATTAGTGATTTAATGTATCGTTTACAAGAAGCTGACCCTGATGAACTAGCAGCTCGTAACAAAAATGTCTTTACAAAAATGTTCCACCGAGTAAAACAATCTATCAATGAAATTACTTCTAAATATCAAAAAATTGGTACCCAAATTGACCGCATCGCGTTGAAACTGGAACACTCCAAAAAGCGTTTAATGGAAGATAACTCTTTCCTTGAACAGCTTTATGATAAAAATAAAGATTACTTCCAAGCATTAAATATTTACATTGCTGCCGGAGAATTAAAGTTAGAAGAAATTAATACAAAAATGCTCCCAGAACTTCGCAAAAAAGCTGAACAAACTGGCGATCAAATGGATTATCAAGAAGTAAATGACTTAACTCAATTTGCGGATCGTCTTGATAAACGTGTTTATGATTTACGATTAAGCCGTCAAATTACTATCCAACAAGCGCCACAAATACGATTAATCCAAAACACAAACCAAGCACTTGCTGAAAAAATCCAGTCTTCCATTATGACTGCTATCCCACTTTGGAAAAACCAAGTGGCCATTGCGCTCACCTTGCTTCGTCAACAACAAGCCGTGGCAGCTCAGCGTCAAGTTTCTGAAACGACCAATGAACTTCTAAAACGAAACGCCGATATGTTGAAAACAAATGCAATCGAGACCGCGCGTGAAAATGAAAGAGGTATTGTGGATATCGAAACACTTAAAGAAACCCAATCTAGCTTGATTGAAACCTTACAAGAAACACTTAAAATCCAACAAGAAGGCCGTGCTAAACGCGCCGTAGCTGAAAAAGAACTTGTTACAATGGAACAAGAACTTAAAGACCGTTTACTAGAGATGAAATAAAAAGGCTGGCGCCAAATGGGCGCTAGCCTTTTTTTATAAACCTTCTAATCGTAAATTTTCAAAATAAACAGGTTTTAGATTAGTTACTGTAAGTCCAATTAACCGAATACTATCTTGTCCAGTGTAGCTTTCTCTTAAAAGAAGCGCCGCAGCTTGATAAATCTGATTAGCATCATTGGTATATTCGTTCAAAGTAAGACGTTTTGTAATAGTTGTGAAGTCACTATAGCGTAGTTTTAAAACTACTGTCTTGCCGTGCTTTTGTAACTTAATGAGCCGCGCTTCTACTTTTTTGGCGAACTGCATAAGACTTTGTTCAAGTATTCGACTATCCAACACATTAAATTCAAAAGTGGTTTCTTTTCCGACTGATTTGCGATCACGATGCGGATTCACAATGTTGTTAGAGCGACCACGAACATGCCGATATAAATGATAGCCATGTTTGTGTAATTCGCGAATAAGGTCCCACTCACTCCACTTCTTCAAATCTGCTCCTGTTTCAATCCCAAGCCGATGTAATTTCTCAGCTGTTACTTTTCCTACCCCATAAAATTTTGTCACTGGAATTTGTTCTAAAAATGCTTCTGCTTCTTCTGGGGCAACTACTGTCATTCCTGCAGGTTTTTTAAAGTCAGAAGCAATTTTGGCAATGAATTTATTGAAGGATACACCGGCAGAAGCGGTTAAGCCAAGTTCATGATAAATAGTCTGTTGGATATCACGTGCAACCATTGTGGCGGATTTCATTCCTTTTTTATTTTCAGTCACATCTAGATAAGCTTCATCTAAAGAAAGAGGTTCGATAATATCCGTATATCTGGAAAAGATTTCGCGGATTTGATTAGAAACTTCGACATAGTGAGCCATATTACCATGAATAAAAATGCCATTTGGACAGAGTTTAGCGGCTTGGCGAGTTGGCATAGCTGAATGCACTCCGAATTTTCGCGCCTCATAAGAACAGGTTGCAACAACCCCGCGCTTATTAGGATCTCCTCCAATAATAAGTGGTTTCCCACGAAACTCAGGATGATCACGTTGTTCTACAGAGGCATAAAAAGCGTCCATATCAATATGAATAATTTTTCTACTCGTATCCATAACAGCACCCCTCACCAAAAATCGAACAAACGTTCTTAATCAATTATATACCCTCACCTAAATAATTACAAGAAAAAAATACCCCTAGTTACAAGGTATTTACTTCTTTATTATTTTTTTAAAAACGCGCCTTTTCCGAAAAATTCTATGACTTGAGGCATAACTTGATAAAGCCGTGTCGCGATATTCATTACAAAAGGTAAATTGATTTCGCGACGTTTCGTTCCCATAATTTCCACTGTTTTTCGAGCAACTTTTTCTGGTTGTAAAACTAATTTTCCGACTGTCTCTAAATAGTTACCTGATTTATCTGCCACATCAAAAAA comes from the Listeria welshimeri serovar 6b str. SLCC5334 genome and includes:
- the dinB gene encoding DNA polymerase IV, with product MDTSRKIIHIDMDAFYASVEQRDHPEFRGKPLIIGGDPNKRGVVATCSYEARKFGVHSAMPTRQAAKLCPNGIFIHGNMAHYVEVSNQIREIFSRYTDIIEPLSLDEAYLDVTENKKGMKSATMVARDIQQTIYHELGLTASAGVSFNKFIAKIASDFKKPAGMTVVAPEEAEAFLEQIPVTKFYGVGKVTAEKLHRLGIETGADLKKWSEWDLIRELHKHGYHLYRHVRGRSNNIVNPHRDRKSVGKETTFEFNVLDSRILEQSLMQFAKKVEARLIKLQKHGKTVVLKLRYSDFTTITKRLTLNEYTNDANQIYQAAALLLRESYTGQDSIRLIGLTVTNLKPVYFENLRLEGL
- a CDS encoding 5-bromo-4-chloroindolyl phosphate hydrolysis family protein — encoded protein: MTVFKKILAFTGSILLVIILGGILTSLIQSGLVIATIVIAVAAILFFFSSKAGDRAQMIATGLTKKEYKYIRTNLEEARVKIIRLQKIMTQNKALYSFQERNKTLLLTKRIYGIVKDEPKRFYEAEDFFFSHLDSLVELTEKYAFLEKQPVKDKKIYQTLSDTRTLLNDLSRVIEKDLFTLLNQDVNNLDFELEVAKNSISKQKKKFERGTKDDREQAK
- a CDS encoding toxic anion resistance protein, whose translation is MTENKPSEETNELKDLVVEKEFNQTLDDLLANPFGSDGETAANIVNSETDAAPRLVDMLTETNKKQALELSKQIEPGNQSAILGYGAPAQAKLHDFSHSMLAHVQKQDVGPIGDIISDLMYRLQEADPDELAARNKNVFTKMFHRVKQSINEITSKYQKIGTQIDRIALKLEHSKKRLMEDNSFLEQLYDKNKDYFQALNIYIAAGELKLEEINTKMLPELRKKAEQTGDQMDYQEVNDLTQFADRLDKRVYDLRLSRQITIQQAPQIRLIQNTNQALAEKIQSSIMTAIPLWKNQVAIALTLLRQQQAVAAQRQVSETTNELLKRNADMLKTNAIETARENERGIVDIETLKETQSSLIETLQETLKIQQEGRAKRAVAEKELVTMEQELKDRLLEMK
- a CDS encoding NUDIX hydrolase, producing MDSLNEKTLHTEKIFSGNIIQLQVDDVELPNGEQSKREIVKHPGAVAIIPFSADGAMYLVEQFRKPLEKTIIEIPAGKIEQGEDPLITAKRELEEETGFQSDDLTYLTSFYTSPGFADELLHIYVAKDLRKIEQPLAQDADEFINLVKVTPEEANQLIEQQLILDAKTMYAMQYWKLQLLIEENI